A stretch of Planctomycetota bacterium DNA encodes these proteins:
- a CDS encoding type II toxin-antitoxin system VapC family toxin — protein MGAFFLDSSACVKRYVLEAGTEQVRSLFQDEDHDLFLCRLAGPEIVSALTRRRREKDLDENAYTIALEAFHRHLQNDLIVIEVTKGVLSLAMDMARRYAIRGADAVHLAAACEVRKIREQLGLSTLVFVCSDETLNRAAQQEGFELLNPEGAEPLR, from the coding sequence ATGGGCGCCTTCTTTCTGGATTCAAGTGCCTGCGTGAAGCGCTATGTCTTGGAAGCCGGAACGGAGCAAGTTCGCTCCCTTTTTCAAGATGAGGATCATGATCTTTTTTTGTGCCGGCTCGCCGGACCCGAAATCGTCAGCGCATTGACGCGTCGTCGCCGGGAGAAGGATCTCGACGAGAACGCCTATACCATCGCGCTCGAGGCTTTCCATCGCCATCTTCAAAATGACCTCATCGTCATCGAGGTAACGAAAGGCGTTCTGTCGCTCGCCATGGACATGGCCCGCCGGTATGCGATTCGCGGCGCCGATGCGGTTCACTTGGCGGCCGCCTGTGAGGTGCGCAAGATACGAGAACAGCTGGGGCTTTCGACGCTGGTCTTCGTGTGCTCCGATGAAACGCTCAACAGGGCCGCGCAACAGGAGGGTTTCGAGCTTCTGAATCCTGAAGGGGCGGAACCCCTCCGTTGA